The DNA sequence CGCTCATGGTCTAAGTTCAAAATTCAAATAtgcagttatacagtagtactgTAATCACTTATTTGTGATCATAAAAAGTGCACGCCACTGAAAATGCTCATGTTTATGGCACTAATATATCTCTCTCTTAAAGGgaaatggaaaaggaaagggggatatctagtcagttgtacaactgaatgcattcaactgaaatgtgtcttctgcatttaacccaacccctctgaatcagagaggtgcggaggactgccttaatcgacatccacgtcattggCGCCCGGGGAACAATTAGCCACTGACAAGTCGTGCATTTTAGTGTATGCCAGTCTGTGAGCatgagaatgtgtgtgtatgcatgtgtgtgcgtgcctgcgtgcgcttgtgcatgtgtgtgcctgtgcatgtttctgtttgtatgtgtgtgtgtgtatgtgtgtgcctgcgtgcgtgtgACAGGTGATAAACATGCCACTGCGCCCCGCTGTATCACCTCCAGATTGATGATACTCTGGCCTCTCTTACTGCCTTGCCGTTGTTGTCACCTGCTCTATAGCTGAGCTCCTGAATCATGTCAACAACAGAGTCAGAGAAAAAGTTGCCTTGCTATGTATGAGTGGGGGGTATTTGAGTTAGACTGTTTGAAGCCCAATGCAATTGTGTATGTATCttattttaattgtatttatCTTCCTGTGCAAGGTACTGGGTTGAGATAAATACACTGTAAGAGAACGTTGTGGAGAGTTTTAGAATGTATCAAATCCATGAAATTCCATGAAATAATGTCATTTAATTTGACAAAACAGTTGCAAATCTGTTACAGCGCTCATACATTTTCGTTTTGAATTAGCATATGATGTCATGATGTTGTAGACATTACATCATCTGCAAGACAAGTTATACTGTAGATCGAAAGATAAAACCAAGCCATAAAGGGTTGACATTTGTGTTACCTATTCCTGGAAAGATGGGGATGTTTCCAAAATAGAGTCCTGTCTATACAAAGTTGAAATTCTTCACATTCCAGACAGATAATTAAAACCTATGACACTGACTAGCTATGGTATGTGTAGAACATACACATGACATGATCCTTACTCAGTTCATAAACCAGTCACACATGTACCAAAGTAATGTAGATGAAAACTGTGAATCCTCATTACAGTATTGTTTTCGTACTTACCATCTATAGCCTTCCTGTCTACTATGATGTCACACTGTGTTGTCACTCTGCTTCCTGCCTTGGGTCCTTCTAAAATGTGAGTATACCTGTAAATACACTTTTTTTATGACCACTAAATTCACTGTTAACTAGATTTTTTCTGAAGAGATTAAGTTTACTATTCCAATGTCAATCCAAAGCATGCCACATATAATATACTGTCAATTGTATAAGAATATGAATGGTCATAATTTAAGTTATTTGCTAAAAGTAAGGCTAGAGAAAATACTTTCGCTCCACACTAGGCTATAACACTAGGCTACCACTCAGGTTGCACAATGAACAGCGATGACAATATATCCCCACTCAGCTGTAAAATAGAACCATATGACCATGGATGAAATGACAACAACCAAAAACCCAGTGTAGGTCCATGAGGACATTCAGCCCCCTGCCCGCACTTCTCACAGAGTTAAAGCCTGACTCTGTCTCTGCAGGTTGATAGTAGGACAGTGGCCAGTGGTAGGTTAGCTGCTGTGGCAGCTTtggctctctctctaactctctctttctatgtctctctctctctctctctctctctctctctgtgtggaggGCTGCAGTGAGGCGGGCTGCAGAGGGGGATGCACCCTGTGCCCTGGCTCTGCGGTGTCCATGTTCCTTTGGGAGCCTCAGGCCGGCTCCCATACATCCCCACATCCCCTCTCTGGGTCTGTTGATCCTATTGTCTCCTGCGTCACCACGCCTCGCCTGGCGAATAAAGGCCGTCTGGCTCCAAGCTTAAATATTGCAGCAAACGAAAAACGAACCATCAGAGCTGATTCATTCACATCTGCTCAGTGGGGCGACAAGGACAGGGCTTTAGGTGGGAAAGAGGGCAGAAAAAAGTTAACTTTTCCCCGGGTGCCAAGAGAACGGGACAGGACACTACGACTTCGCCGGAACCGCAGCTGTGGCAAGTTGCCCATTTGATAACGTTTAACCATCATACCTTGCAGATGTAAACACTTGGGTTATGGGTGTGTTATTGCTGGTTTTCATGGATGGTTGATTTGGTAGCATTTGGTGGCTAGTGGAATGGTGCTTTAGCGAGACTACAGCAAGACCATTTTGCTTTGTGTTTCTGTTGTAGTACGCCATTTAGCTGATTCTTTTATCCAATGGCGTTGGATTATTATGGACAATAAAGAGGAACATGCAGAGTACAAAAGTTCTAAAAGGCAGTTCATTTTTAAGCTGTGTACCTTGTGTAGTGTACAGACCTTGTGTACGGACTGTAAATTGACTTTACCGCAACGGCTGGCTGTTATGTCGCCATTATATTGACATGCAACAGCTTTTCAGCAGCAGGACTAAGTTTCGCTGCTTTCCACACGTCTGTTTTTaacacctatctctctctctctctctctctctctgtttcctccacCCTCCCTGTCGcccctgcatctctctctctcagtttcctCCACCTTCCCTGTccccctgcatctctctctctctctctctcgctctctctgtttcctccacCTTCCCTGTccccctgcatctctctctctctctctcgctctctctgtttcctccaccctccctgtccccctgcatccatccattcattctATCTACAGCGCTACGGACCTATCATGGGTGACTGGAGCTTTCTGGGTAATATTTTAGAGGAAGTGAATGAGCACTCGACGGTGATCGGCCGGGTGTGGCTCACGGTCCTCTTCATCTTCCGCATTCTCATCCTGGGTACGGCGGCAGAGTTCGTGTGGGGTGACGAGCAGTCGGACTACGTCTGTAACACACAGCAGCCCGGTTGTGAGAATGTGTGTTATGACGAGGCATTCCCCATCTCCCACATCCGCCTGTGGGTTCTGCAGATCATCTTCGTGTCCACGCCGTCTCTGGTGTACGTAGGCCATGCCGTGCACCACGTCCACATGGAGGAGAAACACAAGGAGCGCGAGGAGGCCGAGCTGAGTCGCCAGCAGGAGCTGAGCGAGGAGCGGCTGACACTAGCGCCAGACCAGGGCAGTGTGCGCACCACCAAGGAGACCAGCACCAAGGGCAGCAAGAAGTTCAGGCTGGAGGGCACCCTGCTGAGGACCTACATCTGTCACATCATCTTCAAGACGCTGTTTGAGGTGGGCTTTGTGGTGGGCCAGTACTTCCTGTACGGCTTCCGCATCCTGCCGCTGTATAAGTGCAGCCGCTGGCCCTGCCCCAACACCGTGGATTGCTTTGTGTCGCGCCCCACAGAGAAGACTGTCTTCATCATATTCATGCTGGCAGTGGCCTGCGTCTCCCTCTTCCTCAACTTCGTGGAGATTAGTCACCTGGGCCTGAAGAAGATCCGCTTTGTCTTCTGGAAGCCGGCACCGAGGCCAGCCCAGGGTGAGGGCCCAAGCCCCCTGCCCCCTCCAGGGGGGGGCCTCAAGAGCCTGCCCCCCGTGGCTGTGCCCTCCTTCCAGAGGGCTAAAGGCTACAGGCTGCTGGAGGAGGAGACCCACCTCTACCCCCTGGCAAAGGCGTGTATGGAGGCAGGGAGGCTAATCCCTCTGGCTCCGCCCTTCCAGTGCATGAAGGAGAAAGTGGAGGAACTGGGGAACATGGAGGACATTTCGAAGGTGTACGATGAGACCTTGCCCTCCTACGCCCAGACCACAGAGATAGGGGAGGacacactaccactacaccaagaggaggaggagcagcagcaggaggtggaggaggacaaagaggaggaggcggtgaaggaggtggtggaggaggatgtggtggatggggtggtggaggttgtggtggaTGGAGTGGTGGAAGAGGATGTGGTGGATGGGGTGGTGGAGGATGTGGTGGATgaagtggtggaggtggtggtggataggggggtggagtggaagaaagaggaagagcagagggaggaggatgaagaggagcgggaggaggaggatgtaGTGGAGGAGGTTGTTGagaaggtggaggaggtggtggaggaggaggtggtggacaGGGACGGGGGACCTCCAGCCAAGGTGGGGATGGAAGCGATGGATACGATAGAGGACACCAGACCACTGAGCAGATTGAGCAAAGCCAGCAGCAGGGCCAGGTCAGACGATCTCAGCGTATGAACCtgtgagagaacacacacaaacaaacttaCACGCACACAAAACCGAACACAGGAGAACACACACATCTAGCTCAAGACAACACACACTTATTACCATTAGGACGTTGGTAACATCACTCAACAAGGCAACAAAAAGATATGTGCTCATTTGTGAGATAAGTGAATATTATAAAAAGTTGTGGTTTAAGAGAAGAGGGATAGATTTGTTTTATTAAGCGTGTTATATGAAACCAAATGTAGAAAGGACATGCCGAGAggggaaaaatattttttacctgATGAAAATCCATGCTGGTTTTAGAAAACACCTTTTTCTATCGAAAGAGTTTTAACAATAACCAATTAAAGATTACTAATGTTTACATATTCTGGGGGGTTGAATGGGTAGGGGGAAGAGATTGATCATATATTCTTGTGTGTCTGCAAAGCAGTAAAATTACTGTAGGCAGGCAATCACTTTCATATTTAGCTGCAAACATGTCGCAGGTGGAAGGGCTCTTGCACACCAAGTCCTTGCACAGAAAAGTCACAGAGCAACAAAAAAAACGTATGACTCTTTAACACCAAGTTGATAGTCCATTTTTGGATTGAAAAGAGCGTAACTTTTGCACACATTTCTTAGAGGATATAGAACTCTGTGCAAGGCCTATATAACCCACATATCACCTCAACTATGCATCGATTTACACTTCTTTCAATTGAAGGGAGATTTGAAATAATGTACAAGAGCATATCTCTCCTTTTCATGTTTATATACAGAGTAGTACAGCAAAAAAGTGGAGTGGTGGAGAAAAACAACCCCCAAAAACCTCATGTTAATGGTCTCTATTCAATGTGATTCTACATCTCATCTTTTGGATTGCTTATATCTTTCTTTGCCTATATAACGCAGAAGTGGGCACTGTGAAAATGTTGTCTGTCTGTGGAAAGAGAGGAGTGCTGGTTTTGCCCGATCACAGACTGAACCATAGTAACGACCTCAGGCCAAATCCTCTCTTTTCGCGCTGTACAAACAGGCGTCACGGCGATAAAGATCACGCACGATCAGCACAAAGTATTGTTGAGCCACAGACAATAAAAGAAACCACTCATATATGAAAACAAGCATCCTTGACATTGTTGTGGGGGAAAATcgttttactttattttacttgCCCTTAATGTTCCTTTCCCCTGTACGAATATGAAATAGTTAGGGCAATGATTACAACATTTTCTAGGAAAAAACTATAAACTGAGAATCTTATTGTACGTAATTGTATCTGATGTCTAATAGCAAACATTATGTTGAGAACACTTAGTTTAAGTTCTGATATAATCTATAACTAAATTATTATTACTATGATGACTATCGTTAATTTATCCAATAGGGAAACTACCAGTTATTTATTTAAACACTAGAAAAAACATCCATAACGCTGCTACAAACACTGTTTTGGTAGGGAAAATTAAACCTGAGCATTATTTCCATAATTACCAAAGACTTGCATTTCAGAACCTTTTGAcctgtcttctctctgtcccagagatgttttattttgtatttttttattattaagtTGTACGAGAGCAGAAGTTTCTTATAAGTACTTTTTCAAAATTCTAACAAAAACAATGCTCTATGAAAGGGATGCCTTAAAGTACGACTTACTTGTATCAAATATTTATCTATTTTTCTCTCTTGCACTCTCTGCTTTATTTAAATTGTTGGCTATAATGCTTTCTAGTGTATAGTTTTCTGTGCTTTTTCTGTAAATGTACATTCTCAAATGTCTTTGTAAAGGTTAACGTGCTTACATTTCTCTGGGAAAACTGTGAATGTCATGTTTTAATGTCATGTTTTAGATATTTTTTCTTTAGCTTTCAAATAATCCTTTGTATACTGTATGCAGAATCCCCCTTATTTTTTTTAGGAAAATGTAGAATATGTCTGCAAACAAGTGTACTTACTTC is a window from the Coregonus clupeaformis isolate EN_2021a chromosome 23, ASM2061545v1, whole genome shotgun sequence genome containing:
- the LOC121536838 gene encoding gap junction alpha-8 protein-like, giving the protein MGDWSFLGNILEEVNEHSTVIGRVWLTVLFIFRILILGTAAEFVWGDEQSDYVCNTQQPGCENVCYDEAFPISHIRLWVLQIIFVSTPSLVYVGHAVHHVHMEEKHKEREEAELSRQQELSEERLTLAPDQGSVRTTKETSTKGSKKFRLEGTLLRTYICHIIFKTLFEVGFVVGQYFLYGFRILPLYKCSRWPCPNTVDCFVSRPTEKTVFIIFMLAVACVSLFLNFVEISHLGLKKIRFVFWKPAPRPAQGEGPSPLPPPGGGLKSLPPVAVPSFQRAKGYRLLEEETHLYPLAKACMEAGRLIPLAPPFQCMKEKVEELGNMEDISKVYDETLPSYAQTTEIGEDTLPLHQEEEEQQQEVEEDKEEEAVGMEAMDTIEDTRPLSRLSKASSRARSDDLSV